One genomic region from Drosophila busckii strain San Diego stock center, stock number 13000-0081.31 chromosome 3R, ASM1175060v1, whole genome shotgun sequence encodes:
- the LOC108604632 gene encoding max-like protein X: MGENLKEEGYSMEQDQEVGGKNYSRCSSAGSTHTPNSSAHNSDDDDDSGDARHSAANSNSTLNLSYKERRRSAHTQAEQKRRDAIKKGYDSLQELVPRCQPNDSSGYKLSKALILQKSIEYIGYLNQQKLKQEDEGAALQKEVTALRIIQSGYETMLQHQQANPGPKEARLTDEAKFQVFQAIMEEMFETFQHIPMDNFKQLTSGIIPWLEEHCKPHILRNILSRTLQQMAQEAQEKQQLQQAMEQEPGESFS, from the exons ATGGGTGAAAACTTAAAAGAGGAAGGTTACAGCATGGAGCAAGATCAAGAGGTTGGCGGCAAAAACTATTCACGCTGCAGTAGCGCAGGCAGCACCCACACACCAAACTCTTCAGCTCATAACTCTG ATGATGACGACGATAGCGGCGATGCGCGACACTCGGCTGCCAACTCAAATTCCACACTCAACTTGAGCTACAAGGAGCGCAGGCgttcagcacacacacaagcagaaCAGAAGAGACGGGATGCGATTAAGAAGGGCTATGATAGTCTACAAGAATTAGTGCCACGTTGCCAGCCAAACGACTCATCCGGTTACAAGCTCAGCAAAGCGCTGATATTGCAAAAATCCATCGAATACATTGGCTATTTGAATCAGCAAAAACTGAAACAGGAGGATGAGGGCGCGGCGCTGCAGAAAGAGGTAACTGCGTTGCGAATAATACAAAGTGGGTATGAGACAATGTTGCAGCACCAGCAAGCCAACCCGGGACCCAAGGAAGCACGCCTCACAGACGAGGCCAAATTTCAAGTG TTTCAGGCTATAATGGAGGAAATGTTTGAGACCTTTCAGCATATACCAATGGACAATTTCAAGCAGCTGACCAGTGGCATTATACCGTGGCTAGAAGAGCACTGCAAGCCACATATTCTGCGTAATATACTGAGCCGCACACTTCAGCAAATGGCACAAGAGGCAcaggagaagcagcagctgcagcaggctATGGAGCAGGAGCCAGGAGAGAGTTTCAGTTGA
- the LOC108604584 gene encoding ubiquitin thioesterase trabid gives MCDTSDKAQKWKCEICTYENYPCSMKCTMCQASKPLLNEDIFRLSPAQNTPTHDSYSAEEAAAVVLPVEPTSTCFARQQQQQPRQSNVTESEKWACKVCTYLNWPRSLRCVQCCTKRGGAAMEYTAAASKESPDCVDRAGEALQALRISGSDTELNIEATVGSSSSRQLIGATAAQRRNLSPSLDPTQLNNLANTSQSQQLQLQQQQNTNSSSAALQQKHSYVAKWACNSCTYENWPKSLKCSMCGKTREICSGSGSQNDLHACASISGSNKQLNLQQDEQQQQPQPQQQQNNDTVSVNNSFNKKHIYQLGSSETINNCDTLQERQERRQRQIRRQVDWQWLNACLGVVENNYSAVEAYLSCGGNPARSLTSNEIAALNRNSAFDVGHTLIHLAIRFHREEMLPMLLAQISGSGPGIKRVPSYVAPDLAADIRRHFSNTLRIRKSGLPCHYVQKHATFALPTEIEELPIPIQEQLYDELLDRDAQKQLEMPPPALNWSLEITARLSSRLLVLWNRSAGDCLLDSAMQATWGVFDRDNVLRRALADTLHQCGHVFFKRWKEYEMLQASMLHFTLEDSQWEEDWSTLLSLASQPGSSLEQLHIFALAHILRRPIIVYGVKYVKSFRGEDIGYARFEGVYLPLFWEQNFCTKSPIALGYTRGHFSALVPMEPFSRIDGRRDDVEDVTYLPLMDCELKLLPIHFLSQSEMGNEETIMRQWLDVCVTDGGLLVAQQKLSKRPLLVAQMLEEWLNHYRRIAQVITAPFVRRPQISHYSSDGDSDEE, from the exons ATGTGCGATACCAGTGACAAGGCGCAGAAATGGAAATGTGAAATTTGCACCTATGAAAACTATCCATGCTCGATGAAATGCACTATGTGCCAGGCATCTAAGCCACTGCTAAACGAGGATATATTCCG TCTAAGTCCAGCACAGAATACGCCCACACATGACAGTTACAGCGCggaggaggcggcggcggttgTGCTGCCCGTTGAGCCCACTTCCACTTGCTTCgcacgacaacagcagcaacagccacgtCAGAGCAATGTGACCGAGAGCGAAAAGTGGGCTTGCAAAGTGTGCACCTATCTCAATTGGCCACGCAGTCTTCGCTGCGTACAATGTTGCACAAAACGTGGTGGCGCTGCCATGGAATatacagctgctgcaagcaaGGAGTCGCCTGACTGTGTAGATCGTGCAGGCGAAGCGCTCCAGGCGTTGCGCATAAGTGGCTCCGACACGGAGCTCAACATTGAAGCAACGGttggtagcagcagcagtagacaACTAATTGGTGCCACTGCAGCGCAACGGCGAAATCTCAGTCCAAGCTTGGACCCAACGCAACTCAATAATCTTGCCAACACATCACAAAgccagcagttgcagctgcagcagcagcaaaatacaaattccTCCTCCGCAGCGCTACAGCAAAAGCACAGCTATGTGGCCAAATGGGCCTGCAAT TCTTGCACTTATGAAAACTGGCCCAAGAGTCTCAAGTGTTCCATGTGCGGCAAAACGCGAGAAATCTGCAGTGGCTCGGGCTCGCAGAATGATCTGCATGCGTGTGCTAGCATATCGGGAAGCAACAAACAGTTGAATCTACAGCAggatgagcagcaacaacagccgcagccacaacaacaacaaaacaatgacACTGTCAGTGTTAACAATTCGTTCAACAAGAAGCACATTTACCAATTAG GTTCTTCGGAAACCATTAACAACTGTGATACGCTGCAAGAACGGCAGGAGCGTCGCCAGCGTCAAATCAGACGGCAAGTGGACTGGCAGTGGTTAAACGCTTGCCTGGGTGTAGTCGAGAATAACTACAGTGCTGTTGAAGCTTATTTGTCGTGCGGCGGCAACCCGGCTCGCTCATTGACCAGCAACGAGATAGCAGCGCTTAATCGTAACTCGGCCTTTGATGTGGGACATACACTCATCCATTTGGCCATACGTTTTCATCGCGAGGAAATGCTGCCAATGCTTTTAGCACAGATCTCTGGCTCCGGGCCGGGCATAAAACGTGTACCTTCATATGTGGCACCCGACTTGGCGGCAGACATACGTCGTCATTTTTCCAACACGCTGCGTATTCGCAAATCTGGCCTGCCCTGCCACTACGTGCAAAAGCATGCCACATTTGCGCTACCGACGGAAATTGAGGAGCTACCCATACCAATACAGGAACAGCTATACGATGAGCTCTTGGATCGTGATGCACAAAAACAGTTGGAAATGCCACCTCCGGCGCTAAACTGGTCACTAGAAATCACTGCACGTCTCAGTTCGCGTTTGCTTGTGCTGTGGAATCGTAGCGCTGGTGACTGCCTTCTTGACTCGGCCATGCAGGCCACTTGGGGTGTCTTTGATCGCGACAATGTGCTGAGGCGCGCTTTGGCGGACACTCTGCACCAGTGCGGGCATGT cttttttaaGCGCTGGAAGGAGTATGAAATGCTGCAGGCCTCCATGCTGCACTTTACGCTCGAGGACTCGCAGTGGGAGGAAGATTGGAGTACACTCTTATCGCTAGCTAGCCAACCGGGCTCATCGCTAGAACAGCTACATATTTTTGCTCTGGCGCACATTCTGCGACGTCCCATCATTGTCTATGGCGTCAAGTATGTAAAAAGCTTTCGTGGCGAGGACATAGGCTATGCTAGATTTGAAG gaGTCTATCTACCGTTATTCTGGGAACAAAACTTTTGTACAAAGTCGCCCATCGCTTTGGGCTATACTAGGGGGCACTTTAGCGCCCTAGTGCCCATGGAACCATTCTCTCGCATCGATGGTCGTCGTGATGACGTCGAAGATGTCACCTATCTGCCGCTTATGGACTGCGAGCTAAAGCTCTTGCCCATTCATTTTCTGTCGCAGTCCGAGATGGGCAATGAGGAGACCATTATGCGTCAATGGCTCGATGTTTGCGTCACAGACGGCGGTTTATTGGTGGCGCAACAAAAGCTGTCAAAGCGTCCCCTGCTGGTAGCCCAAATGCTAGAGGAGTGGTTAAATCATTATAGACGCATTGC ACAAGTTATAACAGCGCCATTTGTGCGTCGACCACAGATTAGTCACTACTCAAGCGACGGCGACTCGGATGAGGAGTAG
- the LOC108604633 gene encoding protein VAC14 homolog, with protein sequence MEPPYAPLSESCAKALGDKMYDKRKVASQEIEKMVIEFNNKNNSVQIRKLIEVLSNDYATSRDANRRKGALIGLAATGLGLGKDSDKYVNELVTPIMNCLSDQDTRVRYFACESLYNVVKVARSAIIPFFPELFAALSRLVTDSDQMVKDGSELLDRLLKDIVTESYETFNLETFIPLIRERMYVKNAFVRQYVISWISILNAVPDINMVSYLTEILDGLFVMLEDNTPEIQRMCETTISQFLRSIRNDSSSVRMEDTINTLITHAQSLNELIKSIAISWIREFVQIFGPNVLPYASGIFTAILPCLENNVESKRSIKDCAVSVNNSMMQLVSSQEHKTQNLEKIDLRSIMDVLSQYLTHNSMHTKIAVLKWIHHLFIHFPNEMATHATNLNTNLLSTLSDSSDEVVLQSLCVLAQIINAQDANNLDFNKTHYRKFLLSLLNLFSEEKLMLDNRASLIIRQLCVLLNAEYIYRTFAEIIAEEVSKLKLASTIVRLLNMILLTSTELFELRTSLRDISNEKSADLFQCLYKSWVHCPVSTLSLCLLAQSYQHVSELVVLFADVEITLELLAELDKLVQLIESPVFAALRLTLVSKSNNCADAQYLAHALFGILMLLPQTEAFDTLRNRLQCVPNYWGQPDIDERESLEYKSGIDFVALRTHFIERQKALREQRLLQRKRSVIMPDSNQTL encoded by the exons atggAGCCTCCGTATGCGCCTTTAAGTGAGTCTTGTGCCAAGGCGCTAGGCGACAAAATGTACGATAAGCGGAAAGTCGCCTCCCAGGAGATAGAGAA AATGGTCATTGAGttcaacaataagaacaactCAGTACAAATTCGAAAACTTATAGAAGTTTTATCAAATGATTATGCCACATCAAGAGATGCGAATCGTCGTAAGGGAGCTCTCATAGGTCTAGCTGCAACGGGCTTAGGGCTGGgaaaa GACTCGGATAAGTATGTTAATGAGCTAGTGACACCCATTATGAACTGTCTCTCTGATCAGGATACTCGTGTTCGTTATTTTGCCTGTGAATCGCTTTATAATGTGGTCAAGGTAGCGCGCTCCGCTATTATACCATTCTTTCCAGAGCTATTTGCAGCGCTGTCGCGTTTGGTTACAGACTCTGATCAAATGGTAAAGGATGGCAGCGAGTTGCTAGATCGTCTCTTAAAA GACATTGTCACAGAATCTTATGAAACGTTTAATTTAGAGACATTTATACCTTTAATACGAGAGCGCATGTATGTAAAGAATGCCTTTGTGCGTCAGTATGTCATTTCCTGGATCTCAATTCTAAATGCTGTGCCGGATATAAATATGGTATCGTATTTAACGGAAATTCTTGACGGTCTCTTTGTCATGCTAGAGGACAATACGCCAGAAATACAACGCATGTGCGAGACCACAATCAGTCAGTTTTTGCGCTCCATACGTAATGATTCGTCCTCGGTGCGTATGGAGGATACCATTAATACGCTTATTACACACGCCCAATCGCTGAATGAATTAATCAAGTCCATTGCCATTAGCTGGATAAGAGAGTTTGTGCAAATCTTTGGTCCAAATGTGCTGCCCTATGCCAGTGGCATTTTCACAGCTATATTGCCCTGCCTGGAGAATAATGTGGAGTCCAAACGCA gcaTTAAGGATTGCGCTGTGTCCGTTAATAATTCCATGATGCAGCTTGTCTCTTCACAAgagcacaaaacacaaaacttggAAAAAATAGATTTGCGTTCGATTATGGATGTACTCTCGCAATATCTTACACATAATTCGATGCATACAAAGATAGCAGTTCTTAAATGGATTCATCATTTGTTCATCCATTTCCCCAACGAAATGGCCACGCATGCTACCAATCTCAACACCAACTTGTTGTCCACACTAAGTGATTCATCAGATGAGGTGGTGCTGCAAAGCTTGTGCGTCCTAGCGCAGATTATTAATGCGCAGGATGCCAACA ACTTGGATTTCAACAAGACGCACTATCGCAAGTTTTTGCTAAGCCTACTAAACCTATTTAGCGAAGAGAAATTAATGTTGGACAATAGAGCTAGCCTTATTATCAG ACAGCTTTGTGTGCTGCTAAATGCAGAGTACATCTATCGCACATTTGCCGAAATCATAGCCGAGGAGGTGTCCAAGCTAAAGCTAGCATCGACCATTGTACGTCTGCTCAACATGATTTTACTGACCTCCACAGAACTGTTTGAGCTGCGTACCAGTCTACGCGATATTTCCAATGAAAAGTCCGCAGATCTATTTCAATGCCTTTACAAGAGTTGGGTGCACTGCCCAGTGTCTACCTTATCACTTTGCTTACTAGCGCAATCCTATCAGCATGTTTCTGAATTGGTTGTACTATT CGCTGATGTTGAAATAACTCTAGAACTGCTTGCAGAGCTGGACAAGTTGGTGCAGCTAATAGAATCACCAGTGTTTGCTGCATTGCGTCTTACTTTAGTATCGAAATCAAATAATTGCGCTGATGCCCAGTACCTAGCACATGCTCTGTTTGGGATTTTAATGCTGCTACCGCAAACTGAAGCCTTTGATACTCTACGCAATCGTCTACAATGTGTACCGAACTATTGGGGACAGCCAGACAT TGATGAGCGCGAATCCTTGGAGTACAAAAGTGGCATTGATTTTGTAGCACTGCGTACGCATTTTATTGAGCGACAAAAGGCACTGCGGGAGCAGCGTTTGTTACAACGCAAGCGTAGTGTTATAATGCCAGATAGTAATCAAACTTTAtga
- the LOC108601808 gene encoding protein dalmatian, which produces MCESRQLAAAPLSPFRVPEKLQEHIAAEANVAITSPLRVRLKRIRTHRLKEEAIPEKPSTLEEHFLAAPLSPLRVSAKLQENIAAEANVGIPSPLRVRLKRMRTYPLKEVAVQEKPSTSEEPYRFFHRDQPPTRTRSSVTRDVYNFLTQFGEENSISDHQPDVAADIIKKMVDDGRANLVSLKNGKWRTHAVKKKKRRPIGKRKQCSLQSIAEKEKSMPEVAAKKRMPTDQRPLSPIYEPEVGTDDDHAAEQQFVAPATPQPLTRDSVSNNAHRTLPEGAYSPFARSLLINRAHDSLEKRRHLVTMAQQIISTPLPRKSVNLTANNKTAISPIISADSNDIRKKSNRISPWRVSDETKLPNTFVFGLNTSHSPSYSSDHIPKRHVYLPEESAPAPAAAELTLIANNSVQRDQEHSLPSNDSNGEKLPPLPEISSFNNENDPAPAAAELTLIANNCVQRNQEHSLPSNDSNSENLPPLPEIVSFNNENEPPLAAAELTLIGQNDSNGENLPPLPEISSFNNENENSENLLQKPNVRRTLQPRVPFKDITILEVQELSPWKNKAAEKSHSRFDETTNDNGAAHSPTKPHLNPSRLSRNLFGFEEFLSLQENKSHMDEATNGNGAAYSPTNLHQNSAIHLNQKKQSRNLFGFEEFLSSQEDESYMAPHDASQNVTLHEKLHRLKELRPTEQELPQVSKAAMPNAFNDALNTRQRNIKDMLCSTMLPVRPNIAPAANESAGLFTDFENSNATFDRTLVRRTYVREQPKRKRKQRVKLLFIDTDSSDNEQDSNEDSPVKRAPPHKRLKDIQHEQELQQFITSFNQECAEVEKFPVIIE; this is translated from the exons ATGTGTGAGTCAAGGCAGCTCGCAG CTGCACCATTATCGCCATTTCGGGTGCCAGAAAAGCTTCAGGAACACATAGCGGCGGAAGCGAATGTTGCAATAACATCGCCATTACGGGTTCGGCTTAAGCGAATAAGAACACATCGGCTTAAAGAGGAAGCTATTCCGGAAAAGCCGTCCACATTAGAAGAACATTTCTTAGCTGCACCATTATCGCCATTACGGGTGTCAGCAAAGCTTCAGGAAAACATAGCGGCGGAAGCGAATGTTGGAATACCATCGCCATTACGGGTTCGGCTGAAGCGAATGAGAACATATCCGCTTAAAGAGGTAGCAGTGCAGGAAAAGCCGTCCACATCAGAAGAACCATATCGCTTCTTTCATCGAGATCAACCCCCAACACGAACACGTTCGTCAGTCACGCGGGATGTCTATAATTTTCTTACACAGTTTGGTGAGGAAAATAGTATTTCGGACCACCAGCCAGATGTAGCTGCtgacataataaaaaaaatggttGACGATGGCCGGGCAAATTTGGTCTCTCtcaaaaatggcaaatggagAACGCACGCggtgaagaaaaaaaaacgacgaCCGATTGGCAAGAGAAAACAATGTTCACTGCAGAGCATCGCTGAAAAGGAAAAATCAATGCCAGAGGTAGCTGCAAAAAAGCGAATGCCTACTGACCAGCGTCCATTATCACCCATTTATGAACCGGAAGTGGGTACCGACGATGATCATGCTGCTGAACAGCAATTTGTAGCTCCAGCAACACCACAACCTCTCACACGTGACAGTGTCTCAAATAATGCCCACAGAACGCTACCAGAAGGCGCATATAGTCCTTTCGCGCGATCCTTGCTTATTAATCGTGCACACGATTCTTTAGAAAAACGACGACACTTGGTAACCATGGCTCAACAAATCATAAGCACGCCATTACCTCGCAAAAGTGTTAATCTAAcagctaataataaaacagcaaTTTCACCCATTATTAGTGCAGATAGTAACGATATTAGAAAGAAGAGTAACCGTATTTCGCCATGGCGTGTGTCTGACGAGACAAAACTACCtaatacatttgtatttggcTTAAATACATCACACTCTCCCTCATATTCCAGTGACCACATACCCAAACGTCATGTATATCTGCCGGAGGAGTCTGCACCAGCTCCAGCCGCAGCAGAGCTGACGCTAATTGCCAACAATTCAGTGCAGAGGGATCAAGAACATAGCCTTCCATCTAATGATTCAAATGGTGAAAAGCTGCCACCGCTGCCAGAAATTTCATCTTTCAATAATGAGAATGATCCAGCTCCAGCCGCAGCAGAGCTGACGCTAATTGCCAACAATTGTGTGCAGAGGAATCAAGAACATAGCCTTCCGTCTAATGATTCAAATAGCGAAAACTTGCCACCGCTGCCAGAAATTGTATCTTTCAATAATGAGAATGAACCACCTCTAGCCGCAGCCGAGCTGACGCTAATTGGCCAGAATGATTCAAATGGCGAAAACTTGCCACCTCTGCCAGAAATTTCATCTTTCAATAATGAGAATGAAAACTCTGAGAATCTTTTGCAAAAGCCAAATGTAAGACGAACACTACAGCCCCGAGTGCCCTTTAAGGATATAACAATATTAGAAGTACAGGAATTGTCGCCATGGAAGAACAAAGCGGCGGAAAAATCCCATTCAAGATTTGATGAAACCACTAATGACAATGGAGCTGCTCACAGTCCAACTAAGCCACATTTGAATCCAAGCCGACTATCACGAAATCTATTTGGATTTGAAGAGTTTCTTAGCTTGCAAGAGAATAAGTCCCACATGGACGAAGCCACTAATGGCAATGGAGCTGCTTACAGTCCAACTAATCTACATCAAAACAGTGCTATTCATTTGAATCAAAAGAAGCAATCCCGAAATCTATTTGGATTTGAAGAGTTTCTTAGCTCGCAAGAGGATGAGTCTTACATGGCGCCACATGACGCCAGCCAGAATGTCACGCTACACGAGAAACTGCATCGGCTAAAAGAGTTACGGCCCACAGAGCAGGAACTGCCACAAGTGTCAAAGGCAGCTAtgccaaatgcttttaatGATGCATTGAATACCAGGCAGCGCAATATTAAAGATATGCTCTGCTCCACTATGTTGCCAGTGAGACCTAACATAGCTCCGGCAGCAAACGAGTCCGCTGGCTTGTTTACGGATTTTGAGAATTCAAATGCCACATTTGATAGAACG CTGGTCAGACGCACCTACGTTCGGGAGCAGCCGAAGAGGAAACGCAAGCAGCGGGTtaagttgctttttattgacACGGATTCTTCGGATAACGAGCAGGACTCGAATGAGGACTCTCCGGTAAAGCGCGCACCGCCACACAAGCGACTTAAGGATATCCAGCACGAGCAGGAGCTGCAACAGTTTATTACCAGTTTTAATCAGGAGTGTGCAGAAGTGGAAAAATTTCCAGTGATCATcgaataa
- the LOC108604631 gene encoding uncharacterized protein LOC108604631, with protein MMAAATSAAQITTQKHSDCLSYLQSLGDATPTEVITKLAGQINEEACKAEIDQAALNVNFRVYYHIVQKYEVIDAHFAELSKQLSWQKPEGYQMLQSVLLTNHWKQLNAELIERNCIAGIIAALEHNSLSLLHQLKALNLLVKKFPKLQLLELQLEHFYHCLQRQSQVGTREETLTLFNHTCKQRERALRYSCHIVKFWPWTNRNKYYLLSGILNSHSLADLLEASSYSEQEFMSGLRLSLSYKGLRAASQYPIKSLSNQQSTSLLELAVELLLNGTIAEIQNFYSQWFLRIQQRDKLFQLLQTKPEIMEFLASTESTLSTSAQLRLILIFSMFAKEIYVVSKLHFFKISTELLTNCSSFATDSQLLVFKFLVDNLSYFAVEDCLDFFYNFIERHRGVESSEFRNTMLGKLPNIINHTAKHFDKALKANSSALGADIKRFFGQLQQLIEQDLQSVVYQPRIFALKLLDILHNSLYSARISKNAKMCSMQQNQQLGGFLLQQGVYQQQELAQKLFNSLNEPQGFDDALELTVVLLLQLNQVDNKQCIERCQALCASSDVDECALVTLYAQLTVSSFAKPETAQEVYEVSLAHLNTKVSSFEQDALRTVKGGQLFGHLCMIDALISSNQREFKFCHKQLLMLLERILKIILHLLNLANVRRNMPTAAASFQDMDESLHLLIAESAYEATEAESPETLRKYLLMSFWLSLKACCDLATSVGCALLAQQDDYDALQRCLDIQVAVLTRCRHKGAIEAAGLSIGKLTRAISSQDSFKCGFELLYNCLERELLSDKCQVSTTRRGAGFSIMFLHVLKNDNPRQRLLLHKCVKNILERLQQSYNNVESTDSSNVDRWEALALHYLCVLVRDTELRPAMCVYYNDIMLRAMEHIEHKEWTIANAALQLFGACLGKLVGQRQATEFDTKLAWEPSELDYEQLTALLPKTCEHMLNCCETQQQNSSLILFLAFLSKVEYLCTTRQAQRSTPLLHRFRRLSWHLLRHNGEQVRLLAASCFVRAHEFRCELPAVLISSAKLSTQLEEDNFYEGLLYTLHAGVLKLQHEARHVWTVAQLKHYQQRLLAALQITKQLTRFHSYTLNVLLQLLELLDGDEQAQLVRQILDKRRQQAIS; from the exons ATGATGGCTGCAGCTACAAGTGCTGCGCAAATAACGACGCAAAAGCACAGCGACTGCTTATCCTATCTGCAg TCCCTAGGcgatgccacgcccactgaaGTAATAACAAAGCTAGCCGGCCAAATAAACGAGGAGGCTTGTAAGGCGGAGATTGATCAAGCTGCTTTGAACGTTAACTTTCGCGTTTATTATCATATTGTGCAAAAATATGAAGTTATCGATGCACACTTTGCAGAACTATCAAAGCAACTATCCTGGCAGAAGCCAGAGGGCTATCAAATGCTTCAGTCTGTGCTACTAACTAACCATTGGAAGCAATTGAATGCTGAATTAATTGAAAGAAACTGCATAGCTGGTATAATTGCAGCGTTGGAGCATAATAGCTTAAGTTTGCTGCATCAATTGAAGGCGCTCAATTTGTTGGTGAAAAAGTTTCCCAAACTacagctgcttgagctgcaaCTGGAGCATTTCTATCATTGCCTACAGCGTCAAAGTCAGGTGGGCACGCGTGAGGAAACGCTGACACTCTTCAATCACACCTGCAAGCAGCGGGAACGTGCCTTGCGCTACTCTTGCCACATTGTGAAATTTTGGCCATGGACTAATCGCAATAAGTACTATCTATTAAGCGGCATACTCAACTCCCATTCACTGGCGGATCTGCTAGAGGCTAGCTCATATAGCGAACAGGAGTTTATGTCGGGTCTGCGTTTAAGCCTAAGCTATAAGGGATTGCGTGCAGCCAGCCAGTATCCCATCAAGAGTCTAAGCAATCAGCAGTCTACATCACTATTGGAGCTGGCGGTGGAGCTATTGCTCAATGGCACCATTGCAGAGATACAAAACTTCTACTCGCAGTGGTTTCTGCGCATACAACAACGCGATAAGTTGTTTCAGCTTTTGCAAACCAAGCCGGAGATTATGGAGTTTCTAGCGAGTACAGAGAGTACATTATCAACCAGCGCGCAGTTGCGGCTTATACTTATATTCAGCATGTTTGCTAAAGAAATTTATGTGGTTTCCAAATTGCATTTCTTTAAAATCAGCACTGAGCTGCTTaccaattgcagcagctttgcaaCGGACTCTCAGCTGCTTGTCTTCAAATTTCTAGTGGACAATTTGTCATACTTTGCTGTTGAGGACTGCCTGGATTTTTTCTACAATTTTATTGAGCGTCATCGTGGAGTTGAGAGCTCAGAATTTCGGAATACAATGCTGGGCAAGCTGCCGAATATTATAAACCACACTGCGAAGCATTTTGACAAAGCGTTAAAAGCGAATAGCTCTGCCCTAGGTGCAGATATAAAACGCTTTTttggccagctgcagcagctcatcgaACAGGACCTACAAAGCGTGGTCTATCAGCCAAGAATCTTTGCACTAAAGCTGCTCGATATCCTGCACAATTCCTTGTATAGTGCGCGCATTTCCAAGAATGCTAAAATGTGCagtatgcaacaaaatcaacaactcGGTGGCTTTTTGCTACAGCAAGGTGTCTATCAGCAGCAGGAGTTGGCGCAGAAACTTTTCAACTCTCTTAATGAGCCTCAAGGCTTTGATGATGCACTGGAGCTTACGgtagtgctgctgctccaattaAACCAAGTGGATAACAAGCAATGCATAGAACGCTGTCAAGCGCTTTGCGCCAGCTCGGATGTTGATGAGTGTGCTCTGGTTACGCTATATGCGCAGTTAACAGTAAGCAGTTTCGCCAAACCGGAAACAGCTCAGGAGGTCTATGAAGTGAGCCTGGCACACTTAAATACCAAAGTGTCTTCTTTTGAGCAGGATGCACTGAGAACAGTCAAAGGCGGTCAACTCTTTGGACACTTGTGCATGATCGATGcgctcatcagcagcaaccaacGCGAGTTTAAGTTTTGccataagcagctgcttatgtTGCTCGAGCGCATTCTCAAAATTATACTACATTTACTTAATTTGGCTAATGTAAGACGCAATATGCCCACGGCAGCTGCAAGTTTCCAAGATATGGACGAGAGTCTGCACTTGCTTATAGCAGAGAGTGCATATGAGGCTACCGAGGCGGAAAGCCCAGAGACGCTACGTAAATACTTGCTCATGAGTTTTTGGCTCAGCTTAAAG GCCTGTTGCGACTTGGCCACCAGCGTTGGCTGCGCTTTGCTTGCGCAACAAGACGACTATGATGCACTGCAGCGTTGTTTGGACATTCAAGTGGCCGTGCTAACACGCTGTCGTCACAAAGGCGCCATTGAAGCAGCTGGGCTGAGCATAGGCAAACTGACACGCGCTATTAGCAGCCAGGACAGCTTTAAGTGTGGTTTTGAATTGCTATACAATTGCTTGGAGCGCGAGCTGCTCAGCGACAAGTGTCAAGTGAGCACAACGCGACGTGGCGCAGGATTCTCCATTATGTTTTTGCATGTGCTGAAGAATGATAACCCGCGTCAGAGATTATTGTTGCACAAATGCGTGAAAAATATATTGGAACGCCTGCAACAAAGTTACAACAACGTGGAAAGcacagacagcagcaatgtAGATCGCTGGGAAGCCTTGGCGCTGCACTATCTTTGCGTGCTGGTGCGCGATACGGAACTGCGGCCTGCCATGTGTGTCTATTACAATGATATCATGTTGAGGGCTATGGAGCATATTGAGCACAAGGAGTGGACTATAGCTAATGCAGCCTTGCAACTATTTGGTGCCTGTCTAGGCAAGCTTGTAGGTCAGCGCCAAGCCACCGAGTTTGATACTAAGCTCGCTTGGGAACCCAGTGAGCTTGACTATGAGCAGCTAACGGCTCTACTGCCCAAAACCTGCGAACATATGCTAAACTGCTGTGAGACTCAGCAACAAAACTCCTCACTAATACTCTTCCTGGCTTTTCTCTCAAAGGTGGAGTACTTATGTACCACCCGCCAGGCGCAACGCTCTACGCCACTACTGCATCGCTTTCGTCGGCTTAGTTGGCATCTGCTGCGGCACAATGGTGAGCAAGTGCGTCTACTCGCTGCCAGCTGTTTCGTGCGCGCGCATGAATTTCGATGTGAACTGCCAGCGGTGCTGATATCCAGCGCCAAACTAAGCACGCAACTTGAAGAGGATAACTTTTATGAGGGACTACTATACACTTTGCATGCGGGCGTGCTCAAGTTACAGCATGAGGCGCGTCATGTGTGGACAGTCGCGCAACTGAAGCACTATCAACAAAGGCTGCTGGCGGCCTTACAAATAACCAAACAATTGACAAGGTTTCATAGCTACACATTAAATGtactgctgcaattgcttgaGCTCTTGGATGGGGATGAGCAGGCGCAGTTGGTGCGCCAGATACTAGACAAACGTAGACAACAAGCAATTAGCTAA